A region from the Corylus avellana chromosome ca7, CavTom2PMs-1.0 genome encodes:
- the LOC132188455 gene encoding WAT1-related protein At2g39510-like, giving the protein MSMESMAQLYNRLKPFLAVIALQFGSAGMTIICKFTLDQGMSQHVLIVYRYAVASAVIAPFAIVLDRKIRPKLTLSLFAKIVLLGLLEPVIDQNLYYTGMKHTTATFTAALTNVLPALAFLMAWICRLEKVSRRLPSQAKVLGTIVALGGAMLMTLVKGPMLNLPWTNGNNHHESTGAANKQDPIKGAVMIFAGCVCWSAFIILQAITLKSYPVELSLTLWICLMGTLQSSILALVIEWNNPTAWEIRLNTMLLTAIYGGVISTAITYYIQGVIMKDRGPVFVTAFRPLTMVIVAIMATFMLNENLFLGWVIGAVVIVVGLYLVLWGKSKEQKLTKSDSDEVLPNAHTTTSLMNESITTSNPRICVHVDEGTNTKPVTLTIIEPN; this is encoded by the exons ATGTCTATGGAGTCCATGGCTCAATTGTATAACCGGTTGAAGCCATTTTTGGCAGTCATTGCTTTGCAGTTTGGTTCAGCAGGGATGACCATAATTTGTAAGTTTACTTTAGACCAGGGAATGAGCCAACATGTGTTGATAGTCTACCGGTATGCTGTTGCCTCTGCTGTCATTGCTCCTTTTGCTATTGTCTTGGatag GAAAATAAGGCCAAAGTTGaccctctctctctttgctaAGATTGTGTTGCTCGGCTTGTTAGA GCCTGTAATTGACCAGAACTTGTACTATACTGGGATGAAGCATACTACAGCAACTTTTACAGCTGCCTTGACCAATGTTCTTCCTGCCTTAGCATTTTTAATGGCTTGGATTTGCAG GCTTGAGAAGGTGTCTAGAAGGCTGCCTAGCCAGGCAAAGGTATTGGGGACTATAGTTGCGCTAGGGGGAGCAATGCTTATGACTCTTGTTAAAGGACCCATGTTGAATTTGCCATGGACAAATGGGAATAACCATCATGAATCTACTGGTGCAGCAAATAAGCAAGATCCCATCAAGGGTGCTGTCATGATCTTTGCAGGTTGTGTCTGCTGGTCTGCTTTCATCATTCTTCAA GCAATTACCCTGAAATCATACCCTGTAGAGCTTTCCCTAACTCTTTGGATATGCTTGATGGGCACACTCCAAAGCAGTATACTGGCCCTCGTCATCGAATGGAACAATCCGACGGCCTGGGAGATACGCTTGAATACCATGCTCTTAACTGCTATATACGGA GGGGTAATATCTACAGCGATTACTTATTACATTCAAGGAGTGATAATGAAGGATAGGGGACCTGTTTTCGTTACAGCATTTAGACCCCTAACCATGGTTATTGTCGCAATCATGGCCACCTTCATGCTCAACGAGAACTTGTTCTTAGGATG gGTTATTGGAGCGGTTGTCATTGTTGTTGGCCTATATCTGGTTTTATGGGGCAAGAGCAAGGAGCAGAAGCTTACCAAATCCGACAGCGATGAGGTTCTACCAAATGCCCATACTACTACATCTCTTATGAATGAGAGCATAACGACTTCAAATCCAAGAATTTGTGTCCATGTCGACGAGGGCACTAACACGAAACCGGTTACCCTAACGATTATAGAACCTAATTAA
- the LOC132188087 gene encoding WAT1-related protein At2g39510-like, whose translation MPLESLRRLFCRVKLYLAVIFLQFGYAGMSIIAKYALDQGMSHFVFIAYRMAIASVVITPFAIVLERTSRPRMTLSIFVKAMLLSFFDPLLDQNLLFIGMTYTNASFTSAMCNTIPAFAFSMAWVFGLEQVNTRRLHSKAKIIGTLVAVGGAMFMTLFKGSVINPPWTNGRNPHDHPSARPASKENVMKGALLVLGSCFFWSCFMILHGVISTAITYYIQGVILKDRGPIFVTAFRPLTMVIVAIMATFMLNENMFLGRVIGAVVIVVGLYLVLWGKSKEQKLTKSDSDEVLPNAHTTTSLMNESITTSNPRICVHVDEGTNTKPVTLTIIEPNVTV comes from the exons ATGCCTCTGGAGTCCTTGCGTCGCTTATTTTGTCGCGTGAAGCTATATTTGGCTGTCATTTTTTTGCAGTTTGGCTATGCCGGAATGTCCATTATTGCCAAGTATGCTTTAGATCAGGGGATGAGCCATTTTGTGTTCATAGCCTACAGGATGGCCATTGCCTCTGTTGTTATTACTCCTTTTGCCATTGTTTTGgaaag GACATCAAGGCCAAGGATGACCCTGTCCATCTTCGTGAAGGCAATGTTGCTGAGCTTCTTTGA CCCTCTTCTTGACCAGAACCTATTATTTATTGGGATGACGTATACCAATGCCTCTTTCACATCTGCCATGTGCAATACCATTCCTGCATTCGCATTCTCAATGGCTTGGGTTTTTGG GCTTGAGCAGGTCAATACTAGGAGACTGCACAGCAAGGCAAAGATAATTGGGACCTTAGTGGCGGTTGGCGGAGCAATGTTTATGACTCTGTTTAAAGGATCTGTGATAAATCCGCCATGGACAAATGGAAGAAACCCTCATGATCATCCATCTGCTAGACCTGCATCCAAGGAAAATGTCATGAAGGGTGCTCTTCTGGTCTTAGGTTCTTGTTTCTTCTGGTCTTGTTTCATGATTCTACAC GGGGTAATATCTACAGCGATTACTTATTACATTCAAGGAGTGATACTGAAGGATAGGGGACCTATTTTCGTTACAGCATTTAGACCCCTAACCATGGTTATTGTCGCAATCATGGCCACCTTCATGCTCAACGAGAACATGTTCTTAGGAAG gGTTATTGGAGCGGTTGTCATTGTTGTTGGCCTATATCTGGTTTTATGGGGCAAGAGCAAGGAGCAGAAGCTTACCAAATCCGACAGCGATGAGGTTCTACCAAATGCCCATACTACTACATCTCTTATGAATGAGAGCATAACGACTTCAAATCCAAGAATTTGTGTCCATGTCGACGAGGGCACTAACACGAAACCGGTTACGCTAACGATTATAGAACCTAATGTAActgtttaa
- the LOC132188207 gene encoding WAT1-related protein At2g39510-like, giving the protein MPLESLRRLFCRVKLYLAVIFLQFGYAGMSIIAKYALDQGMSHFVFIAYRMAIASVVITPFAIVLERTSRPRMTLSIFVKAMLLSFFDPLLDQNLLFIGMTYTNASFTSAMCNTIPAFAFSMAWVFGLEQVNTRRLHSKAKIIGTLVAVGGAMFMTLFKGSVINPPWTNGRNPHDHPSARPASKENVMKGALLVLGSCFFWSSFMILHAFTLRSYPAKLSLTALICMSATVECTIVALAFERGNAAVWSIHRDAKLLACLYAGILSGISYYIMGVVIRARGPVFFSAFSPLSTVVVAIVGSFVLAEEMYLGRIIGAVIIVIGLYFVLWGKRVDQPASTGTAAPNEEQTATFTENMGTANRVFVDVSSVVPTNEHD; this is encoded by the exons ATGCCTCTGGAGTCCTTGCGTCGCTTATTTTGTCGCGTGAAGCTATATTTGGCTGTCATTTTTTTGCAGTTTGGCTATGCCGGAATGTCCATTATTGCCAAGTATGCTTTAGATCAGGGGATGAGCCATTTTGTGTTCATAGCCTACAGGATGGCCATTGCCTCTGTTGTTATTACTCCTTTTGCCATTGTTTTGgaaag GACATCAAGGCCAAGGATGACCCTGTCCATCTTCGTGAAGGCAATGTTGCTGAGCTTCTTTGA CCCTCTTCTTGACCAGAACCTATTATTTATTGGGATGACGTATACCAATGCCTCTTTCACATCTGCCATGTGCAATACCATTCCTGCATTCGCATTCTCAATGGCTTGGGTTTTTGG GCTTGAGCAGGTCAATACTAGGAGACTGCACAGCAAGGCAAAGATAATTGGGACCTTAGTGGCGGTTGGCGGAGCAATGTTTATGACTCTGTTTAAAGGATCTGTGATAAATCCGCCATGGACAAATGGAAGAAACCCTCATGATCATCCATCTGCTAGACCTGCATCCAAGGAAAATGTCATGAAGGGTGCTCTTCTGGTCTTAGGTTCTTGTTTCTTCTGGTCTTCCTTCATGATTCTACAC GCATTTACGCTTAGATCATACCCTGCCAAGCTCTCCCTCACAGCTTTGATATGCATGTCGGCCACGGTGGAATGCACCATAGTGGCCTTGGCATTTGAGAGGGGCAATGCTGCAGTGTGGTCCATTCACCGGGATGCCAAATTGCTAGCTTGTCTTTATGCG GGAATACTCTCTGGAATAAGTTATTATATCATGGGGGTGGTAATCAGGGCAAGGGGACCCGTCTTCTTCTCTGCTTTTAGTCCTCTAAGCACTGTCGTTGTTGCAATTGTGGGCTCCTTCGTATTAGCAGAGGAAATGTATTTAGGAAG GATTATTGGAGCAGTTATCATTGTGATTGGGCTATATTTTGTTCTATGGGGTAAGAGGGTGGATCAGCCTGCATCTACTGGCACTGCAGCACCAAACGAAGAACAAACGGCTACATTTACCGAGAATATGGGGACTGCAAATCGTGTATTCGTTGATGTTTCCAGCGTAGTACCGACGAATGAACATGATTGA